The following are encoded in a window of Prochlorococcus marinus str. MIT 1013 genomic DNA:
- a CDS encoding DUF4214 domain-containing protein, giving the protein MSTTLTTTQLQQQYIAYFGRPGHPTGITFWLESGLTETEFAEKIYAQDEYKNTTIASKSEQDQVNSLFINLFGRSAEAEGLLFWTGEVKAGRKSLSSLALDLIWSTANPIEGNEVQGAADALALTNKVAAAELFTADVKADTAAILAYVPETTGADFKAGAAFDSAKTWLATVTSTAATDAAVDTAVSDMTSASTTTTGTTVTLTDKVDSVSGGAYNDTFVGSNATLTTGDSLTGGSGTDTLRYTATGAAAVTENGFTTSSVETLKIQSDATGGTTFTATGSTDVSTVINTLSTTDVTVDGLKALTTVELKDVQAGDTTIKFNDDLLKGSSDAITLNLDGNVTTAGGSIGTITLGNNSSAGVETVNVNSSGAASEITTIAGGLTTLNVTGDKDLTISGALASVTTIDANAFTGNLSVVVDSDTTTKDVVVTGGSGNDTADFTDGFEASDSFTGGDGTDSIKLTQAVASGTINGTLSSVENLTVSDSGTGTIDMDSFSGITRVVYDAGITANGTATVDDAVSGITVEVDAANLVAADGSLVVDLKTDGSTDVVTVAIDAVAAGEGIATLNAADAETLNISVDDDTTDAKGTFTIATLVASDATSIVLSGDSEITLTATTDPSTPVLATLDASAATDKVVISGTDFAKGGATITLGSANDTLTFATATGADTIDLSQGGEDTIVYTAKLQSDTDRDTVKGFVSGSDDIDLTGLALNSGLAGIISSSQFAGVGASFSEAQGLLDGTKVAVFNAATSTLWVDIDEDSVLEGATDFQVKLDGVTSITSSDLTLGSGVTATSKQAAFNTATKTHFTEGKALTNEDDTIVTTVAHLAGSTIDGKGGDDTINVTAASPSTTFSFSGIAYSDVETMTLGGNISGITMNVADLTAAETNSITGVSTSTQSLTLTGGTVDLKPITLRKIETIVTVNEAVLYEFDTDNLTDVTSLDLDAGGVDTIELAGGTYDFSAITLATTASSTLDLNTADTLAKTLTVDAADFTGFAGGVTGEFADVVTRINFNDSDNISLYTITNIDTVTIGGTDQTLTVDEADFSATNFTTVTGGGDSNLTINGVGAANNAVDLSNTTISGFDTITTNAGNGDLTLDAATLGSTAVTLVGDAGTDIAITETVDLSHVTITASQFDDVALTAGINLTVDNGFFAGAINSITGNTNATLTYNMDAAASINLGGITTSAMTSTSIVGTSGNDTIETFATNAAGTLSIATGTGVDIVRIGGEDAGNLHSDSASSFTAIVADAVRITDFDATKDQIAVATGDIEVTPAIVGSVASGAFNSSTSAGFALLTGATLNDFTSEAGFYAALGAVHSTADDASFVAVQNAAGTQVGVYKIDAHAANTNTVMTGDDDVTLVSVLDVTGTFSTSNMAFY; this is encoded by the coding sequence ATGTCAACAACACTAACTACTACCCAGCTTCAACAACAGTACATCGCTTACTTTGGAAGGCCTGGACATCCAACAGGAATTACTTTCTGGTTAGAAAGTGGCCTTACTGAAACTGAATTTGCTGAAAAAATTTACGCTCAGGACGAATATAAGAACACAACTATCGCTTCAAAGTCGGAACAAGATCAAGTAAATTCGTTATTTATAAATCTTTTTGGTCGGTCAGCAGAAGCTGAAGGATTACTCTTCTGGACTGGCGAAGTTAAGGCTGGTAGAAAATCTCTTTCAAGTCTTGCTCTTGATTTGATTTGGTCAACTGCTAACCCAATAGAAGGTAACGAAGTACAAGGTGCAGCTGATGCATTAGCTCTCACCAATAAGGTTGCAGCAGCTGAATTATTCACAGCTGATGTAAAAGCTGATACTGCTGCGATTCTTGCTTATGTGCCTGAGACAACTGGAGCAGACTTTAAAGCCGGTGCAGCTTTTGATTCAGCAAAAACATGGCTAGCGACTGTAACTTCAACTGCTGCGACAGATGCAGCCGTTGATACAGCAGTCTCTGACATGACTTCTGCAAGTACTACTACAACGGGAACAACTGTAACTCTAACTGACAAAGTTGATTCAGTTTCTGGTGGAGCTTACAACGATACTTTCGTAGGAAGTAACGCTACATTGACAACTGGTGATTCATTAACTGGTGGTTCAGGTACAGATACTCTTAGATATACAGCTACTGGTGCTGCTGCGGTAACGGAGAACGGTTTTACAACCTCATCTGTTGAGACTCTCAAAATTCAATCTGATGCAACTGGCGGTACTACTTTCACTGCTACTGGTTCTACAGATGTAAGCACAGTTATAAACACTCTCTCTACTACTGATGTAACCGTAGATGGATTGAAAGCTCTAACAACTGTTGAATTGAAAGATGTTCAGGCTGGCGATACAACAATCAAGTTCAACGATGATCTTTTAAAGGGTTCTTCAGACGCTATCACCCTTAACCTTGATGGAAACGTAACTACTGCTGGTGGTTCCATTGGTACTATCACATTAGGTAATAATTCATCTGCAGGAGTTGAGACTGTTAACGTCAATTCTTCAGGCGCCGCAAGTGAAATCACAACAATAGCTGGTGGTTTAACTACTCTTAATGTTACTGGAGATAAAGACCTAACTATTTCTGGAGCGCTTGCCAGTGTAACTACGATCGATGCTAATGCATTTACTGGAAATCTTTCCGTTGTAGTTGATTCTGATACAACAACTAAGGATGTTGTTGTTACTGGTGGATCTGGTAATGACACAGCAGACTTTACCGATGGTTTCGAAGCAAGCGATAGTTTCACTGGAGGAGATGGAACTGACTCAATCAAGTTGACTCAGGCAGTTGCTTCAGGAACTATCAATGGAACTTTATCTAGCGTTGAGAATTTAACAGTCTCAGATTCAGGTACAGGAACTATCGATATGGATAGTTTCTCTGGTATCACTAGAGTTGTATACGACGCTGGTATCACTGCGAATGGTACAGCTACTGTTGATGATGCTGTTTCAGGCATAACTGTTGAAGTTGATGCGGCCAACCTTGTAGCTGCTGATGGTTCTTTAGTTGTCGACCTTAAGACTGATGGATCAACTGATGTTGTAACTGTTGCGATAGACGCAGTTGCAGCCGGTGAAGGAATTGCAACACTGAATGCTGCTGATGCTGAAACTCTGAATATTTCAGTCGACGATGACACCACAGATGCGAAAGGTACTTTCACCATCGCTACTTTGGTTGCATCAGACGCAACTAGTATTGTTTTAAGTGGTGATTCAGAAATTACACTTACAGCTACAACAGACCCATCAACTCCAGTTCTTGCAACACTAGATGCTAGTGCTGCTACAGATAAAGTAGTTATTTCTGGGACTGACTTTGCTAAAGGTGGAGCTACAATCACATTAGGTTCTGCTAATGACACATTAACTTTCGCAACTGCAACTGGTGCTGACACCATTGACCTTTCTCAAGGTGGTGAAGACACTATTGTTTACACAGCGAAACTCCAGTCAGATACTGATAGAGACACAGTTAAGGGATTTGTAAGCGGTTCAGATGATATTGACCTAACTGGACTTGCTCTAAATTCTGGTCTCGCTGGAATTATTTCTAGTTCCCAGTTTGCTGGTGTAGGAGCAAGTTTCTCTGAAGCACAAGGTTTACTTGACGGAACAAAGGTTGCAGTATTCAACGCAGCCACCAGTACTCTTTGGGTTGACATTGATGAAGACTCAGTTCTAGAAGGTGCTACTGATTTTCAGGTCAAGCTCGATGGAGTTACCTCTATTACATCTTCAGACCTAACATTAGGAAGTGGTGTGACAGCTACTTCAAAACAAGCAGCTTTCAATACAGCAACTAAGACTCACTTCACTGAAGGCAAGGCCCTAACAAACGAAGATGACACTATTGTTACTACTGTTGCTCACCTAGCAGGTTCAACAATTGATGGTAAAGGAGGTGATGACACTATTAATGTCACAGCCGCATCTCCTAGTACAACATTTAGTTTCTCCGGAATCGCATATAGCGACGTTGAGACGATGACACTTGGCGGTAACATCTCAGGCATCACAATGAATGTGGCTGATTTAACAGCTGCTGAGACTAATAGCATCACTGGTGTATCTACTTCTACTCAGTCTCTAACTCTTACTGGTGGAACAGTAGACCTTAAGCCTATTACCCTTCGTAAGATTGAGACCATTGTCACTGTAAATGAGGCTGTTTTATACGAATTTGATACCGACAACTTAACTGACGTAACTAGTCTTGATTTAGATGCTGGTGGTGTAGATACCATCGAACTTGCTGGAGGAACATATGACTTCTCTGCAATAACATTGGCTACTACAGCTTCTAGTACTCTTGATCTAAACACAGCTGATACCCTAGCTAAGACTCTTACTGTTGATGCGGCTGACTTCACTGGTTTCGCTGGTGGTGTAACCGGTGAATTCGCAGACGTCGTTACTAGGATCAATTTCAACGATTCCGACAACATCTCGCTCTATACGATTACAAACATCGATACAGTGACAATCGGTGGAACAGACCAGACACTTACAGTTGATGAAGCTGACTTCTCAGCTACTAACTTCACTACTGTTACTGGTGGTGGCGATTCAAACTTGACAATTAATGGAGTTGGTGCTGCTAACAACGCAGTTGACCTTAGCAACACAACAATTAGTGGTTTCGATACTATTACTACTAATGCTGGTAATGGTGACCTTACGTTAGATGCAGCAACCTTAGGTTCCACAGCGGTTACTCTTGTTGGTGATGCAGGCACTGACATCGCTATCACTGAAACTGTTGACCTTTCACATGTAACAATCACTGCTTCTCAATTTGATGATGTAGCCCTAACAGCTGGTATAAACCTCACAGTTGATAATGGTTTCTTTGCTGGAGCTATAAACTCAATTACTGGTAACACTAACGCTACCCTTACCTATAACATGGATGCGGCTGCATCTATAAACTTAGGTGGTATCACTACTTCAGCGATGACTTCAACAAGTATCGTTGGTACATCAGGTAACGATACTATTGAAACCTTCGCAACCAACGCTGCAGGTACACTTAGTATCGCAACTGGAACTGGTGTTGACATTGTTAGAATCGGTGGTGAGGACGCAGGTAACTTGCACTCTGATAGCGCAAGTTCCTTCACCGCTATAGTTGCTGACGCAGTTAGAATTACTGACTTCGATGCAACTAAAGACCAAATTGCAGTCGCTACTGGTGATATTGAAGTCACTCCAGCAATTGTAGGTTCAGTTGCTAGTGGTGCCTTCAACTCATCTACTAGTGCTGGTTTTGCTCTACTAACTGGTGCAACGCTTAATGATTTCACTTCAGAAGCTGGTTTCTACGCTGCTCTTGGCGCGGTACACTCCACTGCTGATGATGCATCATTCGTTGCTGTTCAAAATGCTGCTGGTACGCAAGTTGGTGTTTACAAAATTGACGCCCACGCTGCTAATACCAATACCGTTATGACAGGAGATGATGATGTAACTCTTGTATCGGTTCTTGATGTTACTGGTACATTCAGTACTTCCAACATGGCTTTCTACTAA
- a CDS encoding GDP-mannose 4,6-dehydratase, with product MKSIRQSELLIMRPKALVIGCSGQDGSYLCKHLLGHGEKVIGTSRSNNCTFKNHLLLGINDKFPIKAINLFDLGELKELLIKENPTHIYNFSAQSSVGYSFSNPIETQKSISLVTINLLEACRQISYSGNIFFAGSSEVYGNTEMAAKVEFPFDPQNPYAIAKVESMYLIKLYREIYNLRAATGVLFPHESPLRNENFIIHKIIAGAVECTRNKSHKITIGNINIERDWGWAEEYIKGVHKMNNLKIFKDQIICTGESTKLEEFINITFNKLNLNWKEHVIVDKSLFRGKDINKSIGDPSQMFLDSNWKATIKIDQIIERLLESKINKSPF from the coding sequence GTGAAATCAATTCGCCAATCAGAATTATTAATTATGAGACCCAAAGCACTTGTCATTGGATGCTCGGGACAGGACGGTTCGTATTTATGCAAGCATTTACTTGGTCACGGTGAAAAAGTTATAGGCACATCAAGAAGTAACAATTGTACTTTTAAAAACCATCTTTTACTTGGAATCAACGACAAGTTTCCCATAAAAGCTATTAATCTTTTTGATTTAGGTGAATTAAAAGAACTTTTGATTAAAGAAAACCCGACTCATATATATAATTTTTCAGCCCAATCATCCGTAGGCTATTCTTTTAGTAATCCAATCGAAACGCAAAAAAGCATTTCACTAGTCACTATTAATTTATTAGAGGCGTGTAGACAAATTTCATATAGTGGAAATATTTTTTTTGCAGGAAGTAGTGAAGTGTACGGTAATACAGAAATGGCTGCCAAAGTCGAATTTCCCTTCGACCCACAAAATCCTTATGCGATTGCGAAAGTAGAGAGTATGTATCTGATTAAATTATATAGAGAAATATATAACTTACGAGCTGCAACCGGGGTACTGTTTCCACATGAATCACCACTAAGAAATGAAAATTTTATAATTCATAAAATCATCGCTGGAGCTGTTGAATGTACAAGAAACAAATCGCATAAAATAACTATTGGGAATATCAATATAGAAAGAGATTGGGGCTGGGCTGAAGAATATATAAAAGGAGTACACAAAATGAATAACCTTAAAATTTTTAAAGACCAAATTATTTGTACTGGTGAATCGACAAAGTTAGAAGAATTTATTAATATAACTTTCAATAAATTAAACTTAAATTGGAAGGAACACGTTATTGTTGATAAAAGTCTATTTAGAGGAAAGGATATCAATAAAAGTATTGGTGATCCTTCACAAATGTTTTTAGATAGCAATTGGAAAGCAACTATAAAAATTGATCAGATAATTGAAAGGCTGCTGGAGAGTAAGATAAATAAGTCTCCATTTTAA
- a CDS encoding glycosyltransferase produces the protein MRIAIDLQGVQSEGSRTRGIGRYSLEVIKNIIKEHPEDEIILVANSLLFDIRLDLKNYIDNGNVTYLQWYSPAPYDYVSMDKIKTKLAIFLRSYVFNCLHVDIILITSYFEGFSDNCCVDFDYDILDVPTVAIFYDLIPLINPDLYLNNNPDFEKYYRSKIKKIRNLDGLLAISNSALKEAKKHLRYHQNKIFNISSACDKKTFNTFTQIETSNLIDVSDYTPFILYSGANDPRKNVKSLLEAYSLLPMELRTYKLVLVGKLLKAESELLNSWIKLFNIDSDKIVHIGYVTDFDLVELYRKCSLFVFPSLHEGFGLPVLEAMCCGAPVIGSNTTSIPEVIELESAMFDPKDVDQISNLITRALLDKNFNYFLKANSIKQSQKFSWKSTAKAAVNACKIIIDSSKPKSHLLDWKTISINNIEQLNLLIQKLNKFKLFRKITDEEFHFQVAASIDKNTSELDNLARKISTKNNNLSWRIEGPIDSSYSLAILNRCFINSMHKLIDNLSIHITEGPGDYEPNLPFLSKYTEIYSLYKNSLNSNLITDVVSRNLYPPRVHDLSSKFNLLHCYGWEESEFPSNWVDDFNSYLQGITVMSSQVKKILIDNGVCIPIQVTGLGLDHLDSTKDNELDRGYNLDALDVKNYKILHISSCFPRKGIDILLKAYEKSFSINDDITLIIKTFDNPHNNVDQQIQKLISSNPLFPHVLLIKKDLTDQEIKALFLKIDMLVAPSRGEGFGLPIGEAMRIGVPVVTTNWGGQLDFCNEDNSWLIDYDFVPSKSHFNLDSSYWAEPSVDHLSYLLRQVYDANPKVLKKKTLKAKEEINNFTWDEVAKNNLNFVNNELSVFNNHKTQLGCITTWNSKCGIASYSKNLFKFINDEVLFFTPYDEELSPIKGEKVFPSWDDQDKLLDLAQRVFTSNITSLVIQFNYGFFDFECLSKFINTIYKRDINIFIILHSTIDPEDDHSKKLSLLFDAFSKCQRLIVHTISDLNRLKKIGLIDNVCLLPHPLLCNKYQYKKIKSIDISSSTSKTLNIGSYGFCLPNKGFKELILATNLLIKKGLNINLSIYSAIYNQNYQSTFDELIDLVNTLNLSEFVTINSKYMTDNQSLDLLSHNDYLIFPYQFSNESSSAAVRYGLSTLRPVLVTPLPIFDDVSDLVHRLKGFSPQDIANGILNVIESANMSRHYTEVLEAKKIDLINNRSFSKVSQRLFKMIKSLEIN, from the coding sequence ATGAGAATTGCCATAGATCTTCAAGGTGTTCAAAGTGAAGGTAGTCGGACACGGGGCATTGGTAGATATTCTTTAGAGGTGATTAAAAATATTATCAAAGAACATCCAGAAGATGAAATAATTCTAGTTGCTAACTCTTTACTATTTGACATTAGATTAGATTTAAAAAATTATATTGATAATGGTAATGTTACTTATCTTCAATGGTATTCACCAGCTCCATATGATTATGTTTCGATGGATAAAATAAAAACTAAACTTGCTATATTTTTAAGGTCATATGTATTTAATTGTCTCCATGTTGATATTATTCTAATTACAAGTTATTTTGAAGGCTTTTCTGACAATTGCTGTGTTGATTTTGATTATGATATTCTAGATGTACCAACAGTAGCAATATTTTATGATTTAATACCTTTAATCAATCCAGATTTATATTTAAACAATAATCCAGATTTTGAAAAGTATTATAGATCTAAGATTAAAAAGATTAGAAATCTTGATGGATTATTAGCTATTTCAAATTCAGCTTTAAAAGAAGCAAAGAAACATTTACGTTATCATCAAAATAAGATATTTAATATTTCATCTGCATGTGATAAAAAGACTTTTAATACTTTTACTCAGATAGAGACTTCTAATTTAATTGATGTTAGTGATTATACTCCATTTATTTTATATTCTGGTGCTAATGACCCACGAAAAAATGTTAAAAGCCTTTTAGAAGCTTATAGTTTGCTTCCAATGGAACTTCGTACATATAAATTAGTTCTTGTTGGTAAATTATTAAAGGCTGAGTCTGAACTTCTGAATTCTTGGATAAAATTATTCAATATTGATTCAGATAAGATTGTTCATATAGGTTATGTAACGGATTTTGATTTGGTAGAACTTTATAGAAAATGTTCTTTGTTTGTTTTTCCTTCTTTACATGAAGGATTTGGTTTGCCTGTCTTAGAGGCTATGTGTTGCGGGGCACCTGTTATAGGTTCAAATACTACAAGTATTCCTGAGGTTATAGAGCTTGAATCTGCAATGTTTGATCCAAAAGATGTCGATCAAATTAGCAATTTAATTACAAGGGCATTGTTAGATAAGAATTTTAATTATTTTCTCAAAGCAAATTCAATTAAACAAAGTCAAAAGTTTTCATGGAAGAGTACAGCAAAGGCTGCGGTAAATGCTTGTAAAATTATAATTGATTCAAGTAAACCAAAATCTCATTTATTAGATTGGAAAACTATTTCTATAAATAATATCGAACAGTTGAATTTATTAATACAAAAGCTCAATAAGTTTAAATTATTTAGAAAAATTACTGATGAAGAATTTCATTTTCAAGTAGCAGCTTCTATTGATAAAAATACTAGTGAATTAGATAACCTAGCCAGGAAAATATCAACTAAAAATAATAATCTATCTTGGAGAATTGAAGGTCCTATCGATTCATCATACAGTTTAGCCATTCTAAATAGGTGTTTTATAAATTCAATGCATAAATTAATAGATAATCTTTCAATACACATAACAGAGGGACCTGGTGACTATGAGCCTAATCTTCCTTTTTTGAGCAAATATACTGAAATCTATTCTTTGTATAAAAATTCGCTTAACTCAAATCTAATTACCGATGTGGTGAGCCGCAATCTTTATCCTCCAAGAGTTCATGACCTGAGTTCTAAATTTAATTTACTTCATTGTTATGGATGGGAAGAATCAGAATTCCCTTCTAATTGGGTAGATGATTTTAATAGTTACTTGCAGGGAATAACAGTTATGTCTTCACAGGTTAAAAAGATACTCATTGATAATGGTGTATGTATCCCTATTCAAGTAACTGGCTTGGGTTTAGATCATTTAGATAGTACAAAAGATAATGAATTAGATAGAGGTTATAATTTAGATGCTTTAGATGTAAAAAATTATAAGATTTTACACATATCTTCTTGTTTTCCTAGGAAAGGTATTGATATCTTACTTAAGGCATATGAGAAATCTTTTTCCATTAATGATGATATTACTTTAATTATTAAAACTTTCGATAATCCTCATAATAATGTAGATCAGCAAATTCAAAAATTAATTTCTTCTAATCCTTTATTTCCTCATGTTTTATTAATTAAAAAAGATTTAACTGATCAAGAAATTAAAGCACTCTTTTTAAAAATAGACATGCTAGTAGCACCGAGTAGAGGAGAAGGCTTTGGACTTCCCATTGGTGAAGCTATGAGGATAGGAGTTCCAGTTGTAACAACTAATTGGGGAGGACAGCTGGATTTTTGTAATGAAGATAATAGTTGGCTAATTGATTATGATTTTGTTCCATCTAAATCTCATTTTAATTTAGATAGTTCATATTGGGCTGAACCTTCAGTAGATCACTTAAGCTATTTATTACGACAAGTCTATGATGCTAATCCTAAAGTCTTAAAAAAGAAAACTCTTAAAGCAAAAGAGGAAATTAATAATTTCACCTGGGATGAAGTTGCCAAAAATAATTTGAACTTCGTTAACAATGAACTTTCTGTATTTAATAATCATAAAACCCAGTTAGGATGTATTACTACATGGAACTCAAAATGTGGAATCGCTTCATATTCTAAGAATTTATTTAAATTTATAAATGATGAAGTTTTATTTTTTACTCCTTATGATGAAGAGTTGTCTCCGATTAAGGGAGAAAAAGTTTTTCCTTCTTGGGATGATCAGGATAAACTTTTAGACCTCGCACAAAGAGTATTTACTTCTAATATAACTTCTTTGGTTATTCAGTTTAATTATGGTTTTTTTGACTTTGAATGTTTATCTAAATTTATTAATACAATCTATAAGAGAGATATTAATATATTCATTATTCTTCATTCTACGATTGACCCAGAGGACGATCATTCAAAAAAACTTTCTTTATTATTTGATGCTTTTAGCAAATGTCAACGACTAATTGTTCATACTATAAGCGATTTAAATCGACTTAAAAAAATTGGTTTAATAGATAATGTATGCTTACTTCCTCATCCACTTTTATGTAATAAATATCAGTACAAAAAAATAAAATCAATAGATATATCTTCTTCAACTTCTAAAACTTTAAATATTGGATCCTATGGCTTTTGTCTGCCGAATAAAGGATTCAAAGAATTAATATTAGCTACAAATTTGCTTATCAAAAAAGGTTTAAATATCAATTTAAGTATATATTCTGCGATTTATAATCAAAATTATCAAAGCACTTTTGATGAATTAATTGATTTAGTTAATACTTTAAATCTATCAGAATTTGTTACAATTAATTCAAAATATATGACGGATAATCAATCATTAGATCTATTAAGTCACAATGATTATTTAATATTCCCTTATCAGTTCTCAAATGAATCCTCGAGTGCTGCAGTTAGATATGGTCTTTCAACTTTAAGACCTGTTTTAGTAACACCTTTACCAATATTTGATGATGTCTCTGATTTGGTTCATAGGCTGAAAGGGTTTTCACCTCAAGATATAGCTAATGGTATTTTGAACGTTATCGAATCTGCAAATATGTCTAGGCATTATACCGAGGTTTTAGAGGCAAAAAAAATTGATCTCATTAATAATAGAAGTTTCTCTAAAGTTAGTCAAAGACTATTTAAAATGATTAAGAGCTTGGAAATTAATTAA
- a CDS encoding class I SAM-dependent methyltransferase yields MESNYYLEFENKFRGERENILKKFVTYDSLIDLILEQDPLASLLDIGCGRGEWLEKCSKKFNNCIGIESDLSMINLCKDNGLNVIEGDAIEKLSNFSDGSVTVITIFHMIEHLEYENLITLISECQRVLSDNGFLIMETPSIDNLIVSSKTFYVDPTHISPINPDGICFHLEKAGFTNAKYLYLNGGPLENASPLKITRILNGVAQDLCIISTKKQEKYDLIFSDNTNWQSSLNIGVNTFEAATDYDLKLETLINQYETYRKDYKEKIKLEKRELEDKIYLLNEEVTLSKEEIRLLKARLKYIIYIAGFFRLIIRPIVFILKLIRRLMLLLCNKIFKILVKYKLTRNFLTSKIVLSIINFILNRLLGNPININANHILNKANKIIKLDNNLTRFNQKLSLHFEGSPKAKEYKKKLSGRNK; encoded by the coding sequence ATGGAATCTAACTATTATCTTGAATTTGAAAATAAATTCAGAGGCGAGCGTGAAAACATTTTGAAAAAATTTGTTACTTATGATTCTTTGATTGATTTAATTTTAGAACAAGATCCATTAGCTAGTCTTCTTGATATTGGTTGTGGAAGAGGAGAGTGGCTTGAGAAATGTAGTAAAAAATTTAATAATTGCATTGGTATAGAATCTGACTTGTCAATGATAAATCTTTGTAAAGATAATGGTTTGAATGTGATAGAGGGCGACGCGATTGAAAAATTATCTAATTTCTCAGATGGATCCGTTACTGTAATAACTATATTTCATATGATTGAACATCTTGAGTATGAAAACTTAATTACATTAATTAGTGAATGCCAAAGAGTTTTGAGTGATAATGGATTTCTTATTATGGAGACTCCAAGTATTGATAATTTAATAGTTTCATCAAAAACTTTTTATGTTGATCCTACACATATTAGTCCGATCAACCCAGATGGCATATGCTTTCATTTAGAAAAAGCAGGTTTTACTAACGCTAAATATTTGTATTTAAATGGTGGACCTTTAGAAAATGCTAGTCCATTAAAAATAACAAGAATACTAAATGGAGTAGCTCAGGATTTATGCATTATTTCTACTAAAAAACAAGAAAAATATGATCTCATATTTTCTGATAATACTAATTGGCAATCAAGCTTAAATATTGGTGTTAATACATTTGAAGCTGCTACAGATTATGATCTTAAGTTAGAAACTTTAATAAATCAATACGAGACTTACAGGAAGGATTATAAAGAAAAAATAAAACTTGAGAAACGAGAGTTAGAAGACAAGATTTATCTCCTAAATGAAGAAGTAACTTTATCTAAAGAGGAAATTAGATTATTAAAAGCTCGATTAAAATATATTATTTATATAGCTGGTTTTTTCAGATTAATCATTAGACCAATTGTTTTTATTTTAAAATTAATTAGAAGATTAATGCTTCTTTTATGTAATAAGATTTTTAAGATATTAGTTAAGTATAAACTTACACGTAATTTCCTTACCTCAAAAATAGTGTTATCTATAATAAATTTTATACTTAATAGGCTATTAGGTAACCCCATAAATATTAATGCTAATCATATTCTTAATAAAGCCAACAAGATAATAAAACTTGATAATAATCTTACTAGATTTAATCAAAAATTATCATTACATTTTGAAGGTTCACCGAAGGCTAAGGAATATAAAAAAAAATTATCAGGAAGAAATAAATGA
- a CDS encoding GNAT family N-acetyltransferase, whose protein sequence is MKDFILVKHATGAPGLRLLGLGPMLLPQRGVIKLKSFLDRNTLWAKRRRNDEIKKMLSNSVCTVSVWKNNQIIGFGRATSDGIYRAVLWDIVVEKKYQKYGIGKLIVNSILENNSIVKVEKVYVMTTNCERFYLSMGFKTERDQTLMILKKGR, encoded by the coding sequence ATGAAAGATTTTATCCTAGTAAAGCATGCCACAGGTGCACCTGGCTTAAGACTACTTGGATTAGGTCCAATGCTCTTACCTCAAAGAGGGGTTATAAAGCTTAAATCCTTTTTAGATAGAAATACCTTATGGGCAAAAAGGCGAAGAAATGATGAAATCAAAAAAATGTTATCAAATAGTGTTTGTACTGTAAGTGTTTGGAAAAATAATCAGATTATTGGATTTGGTAGAGCCACAAGCGATGGTATATATAGAGCCGTTTTGTGGGATATAGTTGTTGAAAAAAAATATCAAAAATATGGGATAGGTAAGTTAATAGTTAATTCAATATTAGAAAATAATTCAATAGTTAAAGTAGAAAAAGTTTATGTAATGACAACAAATTGTGAAAGATTCTATTTAAGTATGGGCTTTAAAACTGAAAGAGATCAAACACTTATGATTTTAAAAAAAGGAAGATAG
- the ribH gene encoding 6,7-dimethyl-8-ribityllumazine synthase, whose amino-acid sequence MATIEGTFQKSSSLRVAIVIARFNDLITNKLLSGCLDCLSRHGIDVSESSKQLDIAWVPGSFELPIISQELARTGKYEVLITLGAVIRGDTPHFDVVVSEASKGIATVSRETRVPIVFGVLTTDTMQQALERAGIKNNLGWNYALQALEMGSLMKAVT is encoded by the coding sequence ATGGCGACAATAGAGGGTACCTTTCAAAAATCATCGTCTTTAAGAGTGGCTATTGTTATAGCTAGATTTAATGATCTAATTACAAATAAGCTCTTAAGTGGATGTCTAGATTGTTTGTCTCGGCATGGGATTGATGTGTCAGAGTCAAGCAAGCAATTGGATATTGCATGGGTGCCTGGTTCTTTTGAATTACCAATTATTTCTCAAGAACTTGCTCGAACGGGTAAATACGAGGTTTTAATTACTTTGGGAGCAGTGATTAGAGGAGACACTCCACACTTTGATGTGGTGGTGTCAGAGGCGAGCAAAGGTATTGCTACTGTTTCAAGAGAAACTAGGGTGCCAATTGTTTTTGGTGTTTTAACCACCGATACTATGCAGCAAGCACTTGAGAGAGCAGGGATTAAGAACAATCTAGGGTGGAACTATGCTTTGCAAGCCCTTGAAATGGGTTCGTTAATGAAGGCAGTGACTTAA